GACAACGTCTTCAATCTGAATACAGGTGAACAGATCGGATGCAGCCGTTCCTCTTCATTTGACTCAGTATCAGTTGATCGTCTTCAGTTTCTGGTGTGTTGTGGTTTTCATTATTATCCTTGCAATAAAAAGGATGAGCATGTGAACCTCCCTCACGGCTCATGAACATCTTCTCGTGTCCACAGGCATCTTCACCGCGCCTGTCGACGGGTTGTATTATTTCACCTTCTTCTACCGAACCCCGGCGAACAAAGAGTCCATGCTGATTCTGTACAAGAACGGCCGAGAGGTTCTGAAGAGCTCCGAGACAGAGCGCTACTATGGCGGAACTGACACTGCAGGAAATGCAGCGATACTGAAGCTGAAGGCGGATGATGAGCTGTATCTGACGCTGCCTGCAGGGAACAGCATTTGGGCAGCGGGTCGCCAAACCACCTTCAGTGGTTTTCTGCTGGATTTCTGCCACTGTCATCACGGGTGACTCCTCAGAGACGAGGCCAAGAACCAGTGAACCTGTACAACTGTGTTCAACCCAAATAAATCATCCTGGCATCAGTGATACGAGTGTTGACTGTTTCCTTTACTGCTTCATGTCGCAAGACTGACGAGAAATATCAAACATCCAATGATCTGCAGTGAATCAAACTTCTCGTGCCAGTTTTGTACATAATTAGGCAGAAACGGACCTGAGCGACCAGGTGACGCGTCGCAGTAAAAACACTGAACCTCCCAGCAACAGGGAAATGACTTCACTGTCAAAGTTTGACCAGTTTAATCAAGTTCAAATGATATCATCTAGCagatattaaatcaatattaaCTTCATTGTCAATGATCTGCCATCGTGTCCTGAGGCTGAGTGAACGTTGAGCTGCTGAAGAATCGAAACCAATGGACTCGTCGTAAAGTGGCTCtgacgatgatgaagagagTTATTAAATATGAGTTAGCAACAGATAAACGCTCCCCTCGCTAAAAGATGACGACTGGTTATCTCCAAAGAAACAATCCAAATCATCACTGACAGCAACAccatgtcatcatcattataataGAACACTTCAACAAGGTATAATTGCTGAGTGTAAAGCGCAGTAACTACAAATGCAACTCGTTTTCCTGAGGAGCTGgttgagaccaaaacagagcaaaaacacGCACGACTTCAAAAACACGTTGACCACGACAACTTCGTGGTCACAGGACGTCGGGCGCCGCGAGGCAGCAGTTTGCTGAACGTTTCCTTCGGGCGGCTGCAGGACAAAAGGTTTCTGAGCCGAGACGAGAAAACCATTGAAACTTTATTTCAGAATCTGATCACCACAGAAACAAAGATTGAGAAAATCAATAGCACAGTTTCCTCCTTTGCCAAGGAGGGAGAGTTTTCCTCGACGTTTGTCTGACTGACCCGTGACCCACGGGAAACACAAGGGAACTTGGATCTGGACAAGACAGCGAACAGGAATTTCGTCAACATGGCGAGACGTGCACTCGCTGTAAAGTCAGTCTGTGGCAAACACGTCAGAGTCCGTAGCCCAACAGAACCctgcattttaataataatcatgttgCAAATGTTTGATTCATGTTTGAGTTGGAAAGTTGAAATTACTTTCTATGGAAATACGTTTGCAGCCTGAACCGTTAGACAGTGGATCAGCCTCAGGTGGAACCCTCGGGATTGACGGCAGCGATCACCAGCGGCGCCTTGTTCCTCCCCTCGTCACACACGCCGGGGCTGAAGAAGGGGAAGATCCTCTCGGAGAACGGGCAGCCGGTGAAGCTGTACATGTGCGACCCGTTTCCCACGTCGAAGAACGACACCGTCCCGTCCTCGTAGTCCACAAACACCCCAACGGTCCGGGGCTTCTGCCCGAGCGACAGACGCACCGAGGGCGAGTCCAGGGCCCGGTACTCGTCCCCGTTCCTCATCCGCACCGTCCAGAAGCCGTTCTCCGGCTTGGAGGTGATCATCCCCTTCCTGTTGACAGACTCTTTGACCACGCCCAGGTCCCAGAAAGTCTTTGTCCCCACGGCAACCTGATGGACAGCACAGGAAAAGTCCAGAATTCAAAACACTTGAAATCTGTTGGAGGACTTGGGTGTTGGAGG
This region of Scophthalmus maximus strain ysfricsl-2021 chromosome 12, ASM2237912v1, whole genome shotgun sequence genomic DNA includes:
- the LOC124849341 gene encoding complement C1q tumor necrosis factor-related protein 3-like — encoded protein: MERKLEKLEEKLKELEDKMKQSGKGKVAFSVAAEQGGAVGPLSANTTLRFNTEMSNVDNVFNLNTGIFTAPVDGLYYFTFFYRTPANKESMLILYKNGREVLKSSETERYYGGTDTAGNAAILKLKADDELYLTLPAGNSIWAAGRQTTFSGFLLDFCHCHHG
- the LOC118288750 gene encoding erythroid membrane-associated protein-like — translated: MLQWYELNFPALVSSVDVVLDQDTAHPNIVLSADGKQAGRGELLHLVPDNPQRFDPVICVLASRGFLSGRFYFQVAVGTKTFWDLGVVKESVNRKGMITSKPENGFWTVRMRNGDEYRALDSPSVRLSLGQKPRTVGVFVDYEDGTVSFFDVGNGSHMYSFTGCPFSERIFPFFSPGVCDEGRNKAPLVIAAVNPEGST